The following is a genomic window from Labrus bergylta chromosome 2, fLabBer1.1, whole genome shotgun sequence.
TTTATATAAGAGTTTAGCAATTACATCCAATCAACTTGAACATACTTCTTCTGACTCAATAATGTATCCTTTGAATTCTGTCTGCATCATTTCAGGCTTATTAATGGGGAAACAAATGCTAAACTGCTGTTAGAGTAAAATGGGCACTGTGCCTCATGTAGAAGCATCCTCATATACCACAAAGAGCTGATGGTTTTTTTGACACTGGGTCATTGTTTCGTTTCACTCTCTTTTCTATGTGACCACTCAATGAcgcaaagaaaacataaaattaTGATGAAACAGGATAAACAAACACTCCTGTCTCACCCACAGCGTTGTTCTACGAGTCCTTGAATCCTGTTGTGAGTTTGGAGTTACTCAGCCTTTTAAATGATTATACAAACTAAAGCTCTGTGAATGACTTCAGCAATAAAACCTCTGAACATCTGCAGGCAACAGGATGTCCTGCTGAGGAATATGGCAGCGATAACAGCTGCGGCTGATTTCTCAGGGCTCGCTCGATCATGTCCGATGGTGTGGAAGCTTTCAGAGGACTGTCACAGAGCAGAGTGGGGCCATTACACACTCGTCTCCTCCACTCCTATCTGATGGAAAAAGGTTGAGACCATCAGAGCAGCGCTGAGAGCCGCTGTACTCACAGACCATTACCAGACAAAAGTgaatccatctgtgtgtgagcTGGCCTCTCAGTGGGAAGTCTTTGACATCTACAGCCAGCTGTGCTGCGGGGGAGAGagtcttcttctgtggtgtttaTTGGCTGAGAACCGTCCTCTAATTGAAAAGAGCCTGAATGGAGACTTTCACTTTGACTCCCTCTTCATGAATAACTCATCAATAGCTTTATGAATAACTAATCAATGATTCTGAGTCAAAGATCAGACGTGCACCCTAGCTGAACTTAGTTGGATGAAAACTCTCTCGACTCTAGCTCATTAAAGACTGAAGTGTAAATATCACCTTACCATCTGTCGACACCACAGGCAGCAACTTATCTGTACTTATTATCAGTTAACTAGTGCTTACATGTACCTTTATATAACCGTTAACCTGCCTTTTACGAGAAATCTTGAATTACAGTTGAATCACTGAGATGAATGAGGTTGGAGTGACCTTGAGTTAAATGTGTCTTACTCATCATCAACACTAGTGAGACAGCTGCTGTTCAAACatacagaggagagaaaagcaCACATACAGTAGTTGTGCCTGGTGTAGGAAAGTGGGCTGCTTCTCGTGGGTGAGTGGGTACTTCACCCACCTAATCCCCTTTACACACTGTgtaggctacacacacacacacacacacacacacacacacacacacacacacacacacacacacatacactcactaTTGGAGTAGGTACATACTACAGTCATAGTTATTATACAGAGTATTTCCCTTTTGTTTATGTATCTCATAAATGTAAAGTAGAGGTACTATCCTAAAATAGGTGTGTATCACAACCTAACCTGTAACCTAAAAGACAATATGCTcttctttaataatgtgtactCTGAGTTTTTATGAATGCTATAAAGCTAGAGAAGCCATTAGAAAAGGTGATATTTACTTACTGGTGCCATAGATGCAGCTGGTACATGTTCTCCTACAAAATACACAATCTTTTCAGCCGGCCCTTGGTCATACAGCCCCATTATGCTGTCTTCCTAAATTGAAAAACCAAGTCCTAAAACTCTTGTCATAAAATCGATTTAAACTTTTTCAAGGAtgtactaattaaaaaaaacaaaacaaaagttcatTTTCATGTTCTGATGACTAATGACGGGCTTACACCTACCAACCTTTCAAGCGATTTCAAAGTCACAGACACATTTCCAAGGTCTGAATAAAATCATGAGAGTCTTGCTAGTTTGCTTGCTTCCGTGACCGCGGTCACTTGGTGTGAGGTGGTCTTAAACCTCAATCCAAGTTGTTTGAAGGCAAATTAAATTCTGGAGCTAGCACAAAGCAGGTTGGGCAGTGGATGGTAAAAGTATTATATCTTTCtacaccatttaaaaaaagaaatccttaaATTGATAAAGcattagaaatgttttattagcGCATACTTCTACAACAATGTTACTGATGATGACTCAGGACATAACTGAGTAATATATTAACATAACATAATATTAACAGGCTTTCTGCATCTTTCTTTGCATTACGTGTACCATACTCACAATCTCCGTTTTGTCAGTTGCTACTGGGAAAATTGGATTTTGGACCAGATGGTTGCAGTTGATGAAAGTCAAATGATTCTCacagttgttaaattaaatCACATCAGAACTCAAATATCTGCAGGAGATCTCTCATTGTAATCCATCAAAAAATGTCCAGATACTGGATTTGAAACTAAAATATCAACTTCACAGTGTAGGAACAGAAAGAGTCAGTTGTTCCCTGAAGTCAATTAATTCATCCTCGGAGGTTAATGAATATTTGTACAAAATttgatatcaatcaatcaaatatttGTTGAGATAATTAAGTCTGGACCAAAGCAGGGAAACATCTGACGGATACATTGTGATTCACAGTGATACCTCACAAACATAACTAAAACCATTCTgaagttttatttgattaaCAGACTCACATTTataacataatacagaatgcaTTGTTAGAAACTTCTCTAAAACAAGTTAATGACAAAATATTCattcatattcattcattcattcaaaaaatAAGATGTGGGAGGAGTAGCAGTCGGATCCCGATGTGATTCAGACTTGAAAGGCTTTGCCGGTAGAGATGAGGTGCTGTTGTTTTTACCAGAGTGTATGTGCCATAACTATTGTCAAAATAGAGCGGTCAGATGAGAAGTTATACGTTCCTATGAGCTTTAATCCAAAACAGAGTGATGGTCAGGGTCACAGACCTCCTCTGGTGAAAAGAGTTTATGGCCAACAATGGTTTATTCATGCCCAAAGGGTGCACAATGTAAGTGCAACATCaacataatttaacaaaagtTGATTATGATTAGGCTGCACGGTGGTTCCTGGTTCAAACCCCCAGACAGGGCCTCcctgtgtggagtttacatGTTGACCCCGTGGGTGGGTTCTTTctgggtactccagcttcctcccacagtcccaagacatgctcattaggttgATTGGCAACTCTTAAATTGCTTaaaaagtgtgaatgtgagtgtggctggttgtctgtctgtgtacgtcagctctgtgattgacaggcaAACAGACCCctcctctcgcccaatgacagctgcgaccggctccagcccccccacgTACCCAAGCGGGAAAAGATAATGGGTGGATGATTATGATTAACACTCTCATAACTATACtttttgaagtccaaaaaacaaaaatattttctgcTTATCACGTTTAAGTCATagagactaaaaaaaataattaaattaaaataaactcaaTTAAACTAAATTATTTTAGTTCATTTAGTTTAAACTTATCAGTCCAATTTCTCTGGTGATCAGAATATTGCCAGTAACTAGTGGATTCAGAATAGTAGTGTTTATAGTATAGGTAGAGATGAGAttggtatttatttttattttatacatttacgTAAACAAGGACATGACACACACAAGAGGTGGAAATCTGTGCAGAAATAACTGAGGACACCTCTGCTGGTTGAATGAACATAAATATTATCTTCAGTATAatttaataaatacactttacaGTACATGATAATGACACATGCAGTATTATATACAGTAACAACATGAGGTGGCGTTGTGTCCATGACTAATAAATGACCTGATTTTAATATTGCATTGCAGGAAAATACTCAGACGGGTGTGTTCACCTTTCTCTACAGAACAAACTCAGACGTGAAAGCCACAGAGACACAATTATTGGTTCACATGGCAACATTTGACCTTTCACTGTCACCTGAGGTGCTCTAATGAAGAGCAACAATCCAGTTAGCTGTGTGTGCTCAGGTTTTCATCGTCTCCCAATAATGCTATAAAAGTTGCGAGTGGTCCATGTCCCCGGTTGCCCCAGTAACAGGACAGTGAAGTCACAGCGCCACCATGTGGGACAAAACCGTCCTGTTATTCTCAGACTGCGTAGGAAAAAGGTCTGtgtgagacacacaaacagatccaAGAACACATGCTGGGACCATGTGGCGAATAATGAGGCTTTTTatacagagggagagggagaaaatcATGTCACCAGAACTTCACACTCACAGCCGCATGAGAGTGTTCCGATTTTAAAGCCGTGCTCTCCTTGAAAAACGGGAAGTGACAAAGTAAAGCGTTGCAGTGATAGACAGGTGCTTTCACTCACTGATTGACACACATATTTTGACTTgatagttaaataaaaaaacattccagCAAAGACAATGGatgataagaccataaatatgaTGTTACAAACCACTGGAGAACACAATGAAGGTTTGAACGTTACAGAGTTTGGTGGTTTAAAAGTCTTTGCTTTAAATCTAAAGCATCTGTCTGCTTCAACAttgacaaacatgcacacagcacAATCCCTTTAACACGTCTGCTAACAGCTGGGAAAAACAGAGCAGTGATACAACAGGTGATTATATTTATACAGACATTTAATTGTAGTTTAATGATAGCTGTGTTTTAGTGATTGCAGCCCTGGTTCATATAAATACAGGGTGTGTTCATGTTAAAGGGTTTGAGTGGTGACTCCTCAACATgacactgcattttttttttaatttgtaattttcAGTTCTGGGACAGACTGCATTAAAGACCTAAAGAACCTCTCAGACCCAATCCATGCTTTTTTTGTAGATCTTAAATTAAAAGGATCATGCATGAGTGTTCTGAAATCTGATGAACAGGCTTGAACCCGGAGCAATGGCTCGGCTAAGTTCTTAAATTAAAGGCATGTTTTAAATCTAACCTGTGGTAGACTTTACTCTGCTCTACTTCTACAACATCTACAGCTATACTAACATAGCTAAGAACAAACACTTAACTATGATACATTATTgtaatgtcaaaataaatattcagaaaTGAACTCCTTGGGAGCAGTAACTCATCAAATGATGAATTTTACTTTACTGCGGTTTTCATTTACAACctcacactgcaaaaaaaaaaagtcgactAACTTCTTGTCAGAACAATATCAGCGCTCAGCAAGGAAAGAATAAATCCCACTTTGTTTGAATCCAAACAAGTTCAGGATAAAGCAACAGCAGGTGGGAGATGAAGGATGACAACGTTTTTGAATAATTCAACTTAAATCCTGCATAGtgacagtaacacacacacacacacacacatataattGTTTGTATGGATAGGGACAAATACTGAATTATTTCCATCCTTCAACTGGCTGATAAATAGTGTAATAATGTAATGTGACCTTATAGATACCAGATCAGCTGACTCATTGCATTACTTGATATTTGTGATGAAGTGATTTACAAACATATGTTTGcccaaaaagagaaaagaagagtgaCAGCAGATATAGTTATAATTAAACCCCAAAGCATTAAGACTCGATTGGAGTTCAGACTTTGAGTGACTCATGAATCATGAGTCATTGTCCTTAATCCCCTCTAAGGATCCTGTGTAAGACAGGGACTGATTGGTATAGGAATCCTTAAGGTGGTGTTTTAGAATAGTTGGTAGTATTAGACGGAGTAACTTCAGGGATCAAAAGTTTATGAAAAGGGCTTTTTCCTCTTCAAAACTAACTTCCTTGAGTAAGACATTGACTCGACTGTACTCTGTGCACGATGCTTTGAGGAGATTTCTCTTTTTGAATGTACTGAACCTGTACACGGTGAGCCGGGTTGTGCTGTATGAGCATGCTCAGAACAACCTCTGCCTGGAGAAATAAACGTAGGTCAAATATGGCCCTTTGCAGACTTGTCCAACAGCCCCTCTGGCATATCGGTGGAGCGTCTGCTTGGCGGAGGAACCCACCGTTGTACATGTAGagcaaagggaaaaaaaacattccattTAAGTGTAGGGTTTGGGGGTTTAGTCCAGGGGAACCTCGGCCACACTGGGTAACATGTAGGCTGTGGCTCGCTTTGATTCCTTCATCTTGTCCAGGCCGAAGAGGAGGTCCAGCTGGGTGACCGGCCGCAACCGGTCCTCATCCACAAACCTGGAGGAAATGAATacaagaggtcagaggtcagacacaggagcacaaaaaaagtgttacaATTCCAGACTCCACACTTATTACACCCAGTATACACAATATATGAATCTCTACAGTACAGTTTTCAGATGTATATAGGATAGTCATATATATATGTTAACAGGGAATTATACAATGCATATGCTTTCAATTACACATTTCACTGAGACTAAAGAATACTACCACCAGTGAAACTTCACAGAGGAGGCGCTCcatgctttatttttctcaatttCAAAAGCTACTTTTGGTTTTCTGAAGTGTTAATGGATCTGTTCTCCACCCAGagatgactttttttaaactctgagcAGTGAGCCTGTCATTTAATGCCCCAGTTCTGTATGTGAACACGTCtgatgtttgtatttcaaacatgtaaaaaagaaacaaaagggtTAAATGATCATCAAACAGTTGGgcagacataaaataaaaaaaatcatactgaAAAGCAGCTCAGCATTAGCATTAGGAGTGGATATGGGACACTCTAACAGTGATATCCTCTGGGTATATAACATGATCTCATTCATTTAGATTCAAGTATACATATTTCAATATGTATGACTTTTTCAGTGTTCCCTATGCAGTTGTAGAGTGTGCATTTTAAACTCTTTATCTCATTAAGGGTTAGTGTTTAGTTCAGGCACACACTTAATGCTGGTTCCATTTAGTTTTCAAATTGTTTTATTATCCTGCCATGTATCATATCTTCTACACATTCTTATCCTCCGTGTGTTCAATCgcattttattgcattttttaaaaattattctGTCAGATACACAAACGTCTCCATGGGCATTTTTAAACGGGATAGACTCTGTTTATCAACAGTGTGCAGAGTGTGCTGTAACATAACACTACACTCAACAGACACGTGGGCTTTACAAAATGGGACAGCCACATGTCTGTGCCGTCTTCTTCATTTATTCCAGCTCCTTTTATCCATTTGCAATAAAAGATGAGGCCATGTATAAGAGCTGTTGAGAACTCAGCGATGAGATAAGTGTTTACAACACTCAACCAAATCTAGGAAAAATATTTCGTCTTTAGAAATATTGTCTTGCTTTAAGAGGGCTTTCAATTGTCACTTAGCAACAGCTGGGACATTGGATACACAGATCAGatcatttataaaatgtcagattttttaaaaaatgaacagaatCCATCCCTGACCATGTCCAATTTGATGACATACAGAAGCTGACTCTACGGTTTTCCAGCTACAGGTAGGATAACATTGCTATCTGCTGCACTGGTCtgacctcacaatgtttggggCAGGTTCAGCAGCCAAACAAAGACATGCTCAGTGGACACGAACGCTCTGAAATCTTGTGGGTGTTTGGATGTGAGTCatacctctcctcctcctcctcttcacagTCCTTCAGCTGCTGAGCAATCTGCCTCATCTGCTCCTTGCGGACGTAGTCACGGACTCGGTACATGGCGGCATCGCGGCACAGCTCCCGGAGGTCGCTGCCAGAGTAACCGTCTGTCCGCTCAGCAATCTCCTTCAGATTAATGGCATTGCTCAGCTGAGCAGAAAAGCGGGACAAAGATATGAGACAGTTACACAGAATCCATGTGTTAGCTGTCACAATCAAGTGCCATCTGTTCATGGGTGATCAGACTGACTTTAATGTGCTTTGACAGGGAAAATACAGGTGTGAAAGGGTCTCTGAGAAGAACAAGAGACAGCATTGAAGTGGAAAATTATTTTCCCAGATGACTTGAAAAGAAATCCCATCTTACATTTTCTCCAGCTAGAATGAGCCTCAGGATGTCCTGCCTTTGTCTTGTGTTCTGCAGAGATAGAAGGACAGTGGTTCTTAGTCATGTCTCATTTGTCCAAGTGTCATTTCAACTGCCTGAAGTTATCATACACTAACACTGTGTGGCAGTGTTGCAGTCGTCACCAAAACCTCTAGTCCAAGGCGAGTCCTGAGTCACTAAAGAAGATGTGAGTTGAGACTGAGTCGAGTCCCCATAACCTGAGCCCTAATCTGAGTCCTCATGGTTGAGTCTGAGCTGAGTTCAAAGATGAACATGAGTCCTTTCATCCAGttcacacattcatttattgatttaattcgGTTCAGTGCTTCTAAGCCTGTTTTTAACTCTACTACCTGGGAGTCTTCATGTTCATACAGTCCCATGTCTTAGACGGTGTGTTATTATTAAAACACAGAGCCAAACTATCAttgaattattataaattatattttaacgTGTAAGCTTTCCAGGTGGTAATACTTTAAATGTGCTGCATTGATGTAtgccgatgtgtgtgtgtgtgtgtgtgtgtgtgtgtgtgtgtgtgtgtgtgtgtgtgtgtgtgttagtgtcttACTGGCAGGCCAACATGAAAAGTGGCGGGCATCCTGCGCAGAATGGCTGGATCCATGTCCTGTGGTCTGTTTGTTGCTCCCATCACCATCACCTTTACAAGAATCCAAATGTGAACCCATGATTAAAACAAAGCTCAGGTCTGACAACTcctcaaataaagacacactATTAGTGCACCTGGTGATAAAGTAACTGTGGTTGTGTTACCTGGGTGATTGAAGATGTATCCAGGCCGTCCCAGAGACTCATGAATTGAGCCTTCATCATGGCGGTGGCCTCATGATCCAGGCTGGAGCGATTTCTCAGGAAAGACTCTAAAAAACGAGGATCAGGAAGCAAAAGGAAGGATGAAGAAGAACTGCTTGATAACAGATTAAGACAAACGAGTtcaagttctttttttaagggttgtatgaggtactcTTTATAAGTGAGAGTACAAGTCACAGAAGATGTAGATCAACTCGGGCCCTTTGTTAAGACATTGAGCGGACTTGCCAGCAGGGAAACAAAGCCACACATCGTAGCAGAAGGGACCATTAAAGCTGAATAATCTAGCTAATTAGAAGAAAAATCAACCTAGAAAACAATGTCTGGGTAAGTGGATGCTTTCAAGAGCAAATTCTCAAAGCAGTCAAAAATATTGCATGAGGTGACAAATGCTATAAGTTAAATGCATATTGGtgttctgaaaacaaaaagttatcTGCTTTAGTTCCACTTGCTGATTTGCCTGACTTAATGAATTCTTAGCAGTTATTGTATACAGGTCATCGGGCAAATCAAAGAAGCTGATTTTTTCATATCCATTCCAGTCATAGAAAACTTGCATCATCTGCTAcaaagtttttaaagaaaatctaTTTGAGAAacacagaaggggggggggggtgcataaGATCTTTAGAACCTACTgtagtggcagagaggacatTGTGATTGCACTTAAGAGTGTTTAGTGGGGATGGTCAGCGAGACGTACTAAAGCGTTTATTGAGCAGCTATCCTGAGATGTGTATTTATTCTGCTCTTTCATGCTGCTGTATGATGTGATGCCATCCTTACATGAAAAACGTGGATATTTGGGGAAAAGATgtcatgacattaaaaaaacagtataagcattttttttaaatgtatcctgAAAGAGTAAAACTCAAATGAATTTCAACTAGCATAGTAATAAACCGTCATGTTCAAAGTTATCAGTCTTGTCATGTGTCATGTTAGAGGATCTCACCAATCTCATCAATGAAGATGATGCAGGGCTGGATTTTCACAGCCAATGAGAAGACAGCAGCTGTCAGCTTCTGTGATTCTCCGTACCACATGTCTGTCAGCGTGGACGCCTGAAGGTTGATAAACTTGCAGCCCGAGGCTTTGGCTGTTGCCTTGGCGATCATGGTCTTCCCACATCCCGGAGGACCAAACAATAAAACACCTGCAaggacaaaatacaaacaaaaatgaggaattatttttttcatttagacTCCTGATATGTTTATGTTCAAAATTTTAAATTTATATTGATGTTTTATAATGTACAATAGATTGATGAACAACATTTACAGACCAACTGCATATTCAGAAAGTTTAATGATGGGGCACCTGTAGCCTAGTGGCCCGTGTTCAAATCctacctgtggcttctttcccgcttGTCAGAATTTCAGACTcgattcactgtcctatctcttaataaaaggcaaaaagccccaaaataaaacctttataaAGAAAGTTTAATGACATGAATAAACGTTTGAGACTGGGATTGGATTCCCAAGCAGCTCATTCAGTAGGTTGAGTCATCTCGAGGCTCTGTGTAAATCTTTGtgccaaacaataaaaaagataaatattccTCGAAGTGATCATGTGCTGTCAGGCGGCCAAGTGTTCCCGATCCTGTCTGAGGATTTTTTGGCACGGACTGTATCTCGAGTTGAGGTCATAAACTCAACAGAtggcttcatttaaaaaaaaaaaaataacaataagaagctcaaagacaaactgaagaaaattctGAACAGTGACTTGATTCTTACTATTTCAGTTCTACATTTCAAAGCATTCAGTTTAGCG
Proteins encoded in this region:
- the atad1a gene encoding outer mitochondrial transmembrane helix translocase, which produces MLLKDLPRDALLRPLSRNEVLGMLIRLTIFGAATYYSIKWVVDAMDPTSKQKNQAKKRAEQLMKRIGVEGVKLTEYEMNIASHLVDPLTMKVSWRDIAGLDEIINELQDTVILPFQKRHLLARSRLFQPPKGVLLFGPPGCGKTMIAKATAKASGCKFINLQASTLTDMWYGESQKLTAAVFSLAVKIQPCIIFIDEIESFLRNRSSLDHEATAMMKAQFMSLWDGLDTSSITQVMVMGATNRPQDMDPAILRRMPATFHVGLPNTRQRQDILRLILAGENLSNAINLKEIAERTDGYSGSDLRELCRDAAMYRVRDYVRKEQMRQIAQQLKDCEEEEEERFVDEDRLRPVTQLDLLFGLDKMKESKRATAYMLPSVAEVPLD